From Desulfuromonas acetoxidans DSM 684:
CTACATCGGGTGAAAACCGCAATCAACACAGCTCTTTCGACGCCTCTCTTTCGACCAACACCGGCAGTACTGCCGCCGTCAGTTCCTGACCATGGGCATCCAGGCCGTGATCTTCCATGGCACTGGCCAAGCCCTGAAACGCAACATTCATCAAATTTTTCTGCATCAGATTCATCATCACCGGCTTTGATTCACCAAAGACATGCATGGCCAATGCATCGCGACAATCCGCAGCACTGGTGGACGTGATGGAGCGACACAGCAGCGGACGCACCGGATAGATGCTGCAACTGCCGGCCTCATCGAGGAACACGCAATTTTTTCGCACGGCAATGCGCTCATCATCATCCAGACCACTGATCGCAACACACAGCGCTTTCATTCGTTGCTTCAACTCACGCAATGCACTCATGCTGCGGGTTTTGCGCAAATAGTCGGCAATGTTAACTGCTTCCGGGCGCAATACAGCCACGTTCACCCGACAACAGCTACCACAACCGGCCCGACAGGCAACACGGCAACGATCTTCATGAGTAAGACGCTGTTCTAAATCATCTTCGACCCGACCTAGCAAAGATGTCATTGCCGCTTCCGCACTACTACTTCTCTCAAAATCAACCAGGTGCGGTTTAACCATGCGACGTATCTGTTTGTGGTAAGCGATAAAATCAAAGTTATCCATAGACCCTCCAGAGGCGAATAAAATAACAGTGTTCGATTCAGTATAACCAAGATTTCACGATCCTCAACAATCGCCGCTGTCTCTTTTCCCGGCAAAACGGCTGATCCGTAGCAGAGCGAGCACCGACAAATTAAAGCGCAATAAATTAAATCGCCTGGCGACGGTTTACTTTCCACCTGTGCCTCCCTATATTATCCAGACGACTTAACCAACAAGGAGCCTACTCATGTTCAAACGTTTACTGATGTTACTTATCGTCTTGCCGCTGCTTTCTTCCTGCGGCTACAACCAGATTCAAAGCAATGAAGAAGCCGTGTTCAGCGCCTGGGGCGATGTTGAAGCCACGTATCAACGCCGTGCCGACCTGATCCCCAACCTGGTGGAAACGGTGAAAGCCTATGCCGCCCACGAGCAGGAGACCCTGCAGAATGTGACCGCAGCACGTGCCACGGTGGGTAAAACCACGTTGACCACCAGTGATCTCGGCAATGCCGCTCAGATGCAGCAGTTCATGCAGGCCCAACAACAGATGTCCGGCGCCCTGTCGCGTCTGCTGGTGGTCGCTGAGCGCTACCCGGACCTCAAGGCCAGCCAAAACTTCCGCGACTTGCAACATCAGCTTGAAGGGACGGAAAACCGCATCAATGTGGCTCGCCAGCGCTACAATGATGCCGTGCAGCGCTTCAACACCTCCATCCGCACCTTCCCCGGCAACATCACCAACAACCTGTTGCTGAAATTGGAACGCAAGGAGCCGTTTAAGGCCGCTCCCGGCAGTGAGGTCGCGCCGCAGGTGAAATTTTGATGCGTTATCTATGGCTTGTCCTGTTCAGCCTGCTGCTGTGCGGTGCAACCTCACTGCACGCCTTTGAGGTGCCACCCTCGCAGGGTTATGTCACTGATCTGGCCCAGCTCATCGACACCACCACCGAGCGTAAGCTCGAACAGTATCTGCGCAGCTTCGAAAACACCGACTCAACGCAACTGGTCGTGCTGACTATCCCTGATCTCGACGGACTGCCGGTAGAACAGGCGGCACTGGAAGTGGCGGAACAATGGCAGATCGGTCAGCGTGAACACGACAATGGCGTGTTGTTACTGGTCGCCCGAGATGACCGCAAGGTGCGTATTGAGGTTGGTATGGGGCTTGAAGGCCGACTGACCGACCTGCTCGCCGGACGGATTGTCGATCAGGAGTTGCTGCCCCACTTTCGCCAAGGCAAATACACCGACGGCATTGTCGCCGGGGTCTTTGCCATCAGTGATGCGGTGCGCGGTGAGTACAAAGGCAATGGCGGCGACAAAAAGCGCGACCGTAATCCGTTTGGACTGCTGTTCTTCCTGCTGTTTGTTTTGCCGATCTTCCTGCCGGGACGACGCCGTTCCCTGTTCTGGTTTGGCGGCTTCGGCGGAGGTGGAGGCCGTGGCGGCTTTGGTGGCGGCGGATTCAGCGGAGGCGGCGGCGGTTTCGGCGGCGGCGGCGCCTCGGGGAGCTGGTAATGACAACGACTCATTCTGACGAAGGACACGATAACGTCATGACTTCAACATCTGTGACTCTCAGCGAAGCTCAGCAAAATGAGATTCGCCAGGCCGTGGCGCAAGCCGAATCCAATACCAGCGGCGAAATTGTCCCCCTAATCGTCCCTTGTGCCGGCGACTACGAACACGTTGAAATCCGCTTTGGTGCATTGTTGAGTATGGCGCTGACACTACTCGTTTTATGGTGGACTCCGATGGTTCCTTTATGGGGCATTGCAGCCGTGATGGCGGCGAGCTACCTGCTCGGCCGTCTGGTTGTTCGAATCACGCCAGGGCTGAAACACTTTCTCGTCGGCAAGGCAACAATGAACGACACGGTGAGTGAAAAAGCCTTTTCACTTTTTATCCAGCAGGGGCTGCATTATACGCGCGATGCCACCGGCATCCTCATTCTGGTGTGTTTATTTGAAAAGCGGGTGGAGATTCTCGCCGACCGCGGAATTAATGAAAAAGTGGATCACCAGCAATGGCAACAGGCGGTGGACACCATTGTTGAAGGTCTGCATCAAGGGACCATGGTGAAAAGCCTGTGCCAGGCCATAGATTCCTGTGGTACACTTTTAGCTGAACACTGTCCACAGAGAGAAGATGATGAGAACGAACTTCCCGATCTCATCGTCCACTAGCCCTCCCCCAGACACAAGCTGAAAGGAACAACCATGAAGATAAAACATTTCATTCTGGTTGCTGCAATGGTTCTGCTGGCCGGCGTCAGCTGGGCCAACACTCCCTGCCCCAAACAAATGGGTAACTGTCCGAAGATGACGGGCGAATGCCCCAAGGTTCAAACCCAGAACTGCGCCAACTGTCCCAAAGCTCAAACTCAGGACTGTGCAACCTGCCCGATGGCCAAGAAAAAGAACTGCGCTAATCCTCCTGCAGATTGCCCGAAAGCAAAAGCAGCTCAGGCTGCGGAGTAGCACAACGCAATACAACGACAAAAGCCCCGAACTTTTTTACAGGTTCGGGGCTTTTGTTTTTCTGTGGCTTAACAAGAGAAAAATCGATCATATCCCCGCACCCTACTTGATACGAACATGACGTTCGGCGCATCTGAACGGGAGGGCTGAGCTGCTAAATAACACATTGCCTTAGGGTGGGCACTGCCCACCCGTTTGATCGGTGCCACGGGAGAAATAAAGGGAAGCGTAAGCATGTTATCAACGTTTTACGCCAAAGATGATGAGTTGCAAGATTTGCCGAGCTAAAGGGAGGCAAGCCGGATCCATGAAGCATACCGGAAACAGACGCATTGCCGGTTGGCCTAGGTTCAGGAGGTATTCACGCTGGTTTTTGCATACTTTTGAGCGGCCAGTCAAAAGTATGTCGGCTGCCGGGACGAGACCCGGCGACCTTGTCTTTGATTTTGCTCTTCAGTGGTTCGTTATACGGAACTGATCGCGCGGGCAAACTTCATTCGTTCGCAATTCTGGTACGCACGTGACGTCGGCTTCCGCGCCCACACCTCGGGCCACATTTTGCGTCGACAAAAGTGGCGCAAAATCGACTCCCGACCATTGCGCCCTGCGGGTTCCCTCTCTTCAGTCGCTTACGCCGTGATGTCGGCAAAACTCGCTGACGCTCAAACAGGTTGCCGACGACCATCACGTCGACGCTCTTTACGTTCGGCGCTGCTGAACGGGAGAGCTGGGGTGCTAAATTACACTCTGTCGCAGGGTGGGCACTGCCCACCCGTTTAATCGGTGCCACGGAAGAAATAGGGAGCGGCGTTAAATCGTTATCAACGTTTTACGCCAAAGATGATGAGTTGTACGATTCGCCGACCTAAAGGGCGGCGAGCCGAATCCATGAAGGATCACGGAAACAGACGCATTGTCGGTTGATCCAGGTTCAGGAGGTATTCAAGCTGGTTTTTGCATACTTTTGAGCGGCCAGTCAAAAGTATGTCGGCTGCCGGGACGAAACCCGGCGACCTTGACTTTGCTCTTCGGTGGTTCGTCATTCGAAGCTGAACGGGAGATCTGGACTGTGAAGTTTGAGTAAAGGCACTATAAAAGGCTCACATTCCTAATCAACATTGAGTCGCAACGCATCTTGATAATAATTCCATTGCCTTGACTTCCCCTGCCACCCCGGCAGCAACAAGGTATAAAGACGCGTCATGCGATCTTCAATGGCCACCAACCGCTGTGCCAACGCCAGTTTTTCCGGCTGCTCAGCGTAAAACTGCCGCAGCCGAACAGAGACCCGTGACAGATTCCCCAACACAGGGCGGTCCATCATCTTGCGCGTTTGCGACAGAAATGCCTCGCCACGGGTCGTGGCACCAAGCAAGGCCAGGTAAGGCGTGCCCCATTGCGCCAACTTCTCAATCAGTGCGTCATCCACGCCGCTGAGCAGATGACACAAAATCCGTTGAACCCGGGTGCGGGTCAAATGGCGGGCCTTGATGGCATCAACCAGCTCCTGATAGCTCGTTGCGTGCAAGGCCGCATCTCGCATCCGCTCGGCCCAGCCCGGTGGTGCAAGGTAGGAGGTATCGTGTTCCTCCAGGGTCAAACAGGCCTGAGCCAGCATAGCAAACCACCGCTCCATATCCACAATCATGCCGGTGTCTTTCGCTTCGTTCAACAAGCCTTCAGCCGCAACCGGGGCCAAACCGGCAATGGACTTACCTTGGATCAACTGATGGCGGATAGCCGTGGCACTGACAAAACCATCACCATCAAGTCCGGCATCATGATAACCATGACCTTGGCGCTGAATGGTCAAAGGCCTGATCGGGCTGTTGAGATCGTTGAGAGCCCGTAAATAGGAGACCCCGAGGATGGTATTGGGCTGATCGGCAATGGCGGCTTCGCTGGCCGATTCGCCGCGCGCCTGAGGGAAAGTTTTCCCCTGTCGTAAGTGAGAGGCATCCGCTCCATCGGAGGGTTGCTCCTCCCAGTCACGCGCCAACGCCTGCAACGGCTCCAGCTCCCCCTGTTCACTGCCGAAACACAGGCTGTCCAGATGCGGGGCAAAGGCATTGAGAATTTCCACACCACCACGGCCAAACAGTGGCGCACTGTTACAGGCCAGTGGAAACGGCAATTCGATGACCACATCAACTCCGTGGCGCAAGGCCATCTCGGCGCGCCGCCACTTGTCGATCAGGGCCGGTTCACCGCGCTGGACATAGTGACCGCTCATCACCGCCACCACCACATCAGCGCCACTGCGCTCACGAGCCTGGCGAACATGGTAGGCATGACCGTTGTGAAACGGATTGTACTCAGTGATCAGCCCGACGGCGCGCAACGTCATACTTGCACCGGAATACGCCGGGCAATGCGGGTCTGTTTTTCATCGGATTGGGTCTGGCAAGCAAAGGCTTCCACCCCATGCTCCAGAGCCACGGCCAATTGCTCGGCATAGGCGGGATCAATCTCAGCGGCAGCGGCAAACAACTGGGCTTCAGCGCGCTGGACCAGAAACAGCACTCCGGCACGATCACCCTGATCTACCGCCTTCATCAGCTCCTGGAGATGGCGCCTCCCCCGCTCGGTGACGGCATCGGGAAATCCGGCACAGGCGCGAGTAATCAACAAGGTGGCGTTCTTTACTTCCAGCCACATGCGCTGACCGGGTTTTTCCAGCAGAAAATCGATCCGACTGTCACCGAGCTGTTTCTCCGGGTACACCTGATAGCCCTGCACCCCCTCGATGGTACCCAATTTCAGAGCTTCGGCCACCACCTTATTGCTGCGCTGAGTATTCGTATCGACCCAGTGACCATTGACCTCAATCATCTCCAGCGTCCAGGGATATTTACGCTTGGCGTTGTCACTGTGTGAGACCAGGACCGTGGCACCGGGTGTGGCGCACTGGCGCATACTACCGGTGTTGGGTGTATGTACCGTGGTTGTGGTGCCGTCCGGCCA
This genomic window contains:
- a CDS encoding nucleotidyltransferase family protein, whose protein sequence is MTLRAVGLITEYNPFHNGHAYHVRQARERSGADVVVAVMSGHYVQRGEPALIDKWRRAEMALRHGVDVVIELPFPLACNSAPLFGRGGVEILNAFAPHLDSLCFGSEQGELEPLQALARDWEEQPSDGADASHLRQGKTFPQARGESASEAAIADQPNTILGVSYLRALNDLNSPIRPLTIQRQGHGYHDAGLDGDGFVSATAIRHQLIQGKSIAGLAPVAAEGLLNEAKDTGMIVDMERWFAMLAQACLTLEEHDTSYLAPPGWAERMRDAALHATSYQELVDAIKARHLTRTRVQRILCHLLSGVDDALIEKLAQWGTPYLALLGATTRGEAFLSQTRKMMDRPVLGNLSRVSVRLRQFYAEQPEKLALAQRLVAIEDRMTRLYTLLLPGWQGKSRQWNYYQDALRLNVD
- a CDS encoding YkgJ family cysteine cluster protein, with the translated sequence MDNFDFIAYHKQIRRMVKPHLVDFERSSSAEAAMTSLLGRVEDDLEQRLTHEDRCRVACRAGCGSCCRVNVAVLRPEAVNIADYLRKTRSMSALRELKQRMKALCVAISGLDDDERIAVRKNCVFLDEAGSCSIYPVRPLLCRSITSTSAADCRDALAMHVFGESKPVMMNLMQKNLMNVAFQGLASAMEDHGLDAHGQELTAAVLPVLVEREASKELC
- a CDS encoding TPM domain-containing protein; amino-acid sequence: MTTTHSDEGHDNVMTSTSVTLSEAQQNEIRQAVAQAESNTSGEIVPLIVPCAGDYEHVEIRFGALLSMALTLLVLWWTPMVPLWGIAAVMAASYLLGRLVVRITPGLKHFLVGKATMNDTVSEKAFSLFIQQGLHYTRDATGILILVCLFEKRVEILADRGINEKVDHQQWQQAVDTIVEGLHQGTMVKSLCQAIDSCGTLLAEHCPQREDDENELPDLIVH
- the sfsA gene encoding DNA/RNA nuclease SfsA, whose translation is MNLPELKRATLLRRYKRFLADIEWPDGTTTTVHTPNTGSMRQCATPGATVLVSHSDNAKRKYPWTLEMIEVNGHWVDTNTQRSNKVVAEALKLGTIEGVQGYQVYPEKQLGDSRIDFLLEKPGQRMWLEVKNATLLITRACAGFPDAVTERGRRHLQELMKAVDQGDRAGVLFLVQRAEAQLFAAAAEIDPAYAEQLAVALEHGVEAFACQTQSDEKQTRIARRIPVQV
- a CDS encoding LemA family protein, with protein sequence MFKRLLMLLIVLPLLSSCGYNQIQSNEEAVFSAWGDVEATYQRRADLIPNLVETVKAYAAHEQETLQNVTAARATVGKTTLTTSDLGNAAQMQQFMQAQQQMSGALSRLLVVAERYPDLKASQNFRDLQHQLEGTENRINVARQRYNDAVQRFNTSIRTFPGNITNNLLLKLERKEPFKAAPGSEVAPQVKF
- a CDS encoding TPM domain-containing protein — protein: MRYLWLVLFSLLLCGATSLHAFEVPPSQGYVTDLAQLIDTTTERKLEQYLRSFENTDSTQLVVLTIPDLDGLPVEQAALEVAEQWQIGQREHDNGVLLLVARDDRKVRIEVGMGLEGRLTDLLAGRIVDQELLPHFRQGKYTDGIVAGVFAISDAVRGEYKGNGGDKKRDRNPFGLLFFLLFVLPIFLPGRRRSLFWFGGFGGGGGRGGFGGGGFSGGGGGFGGGGASGSW